In Acanthochromis polyacanthus isolate Apoly-LR-REF ecotype Palm Island chromosome 18, KAUST_Apoly_ChrSc, whole genome shotgun sequence, the following proteins share a genomic window:
- the wdr91 gene encoding LOW QUALITY PROTEIN: WD repeat-containing protein 91 (The sequence of the model RefSeq protein was modified relative to this genomic sequence to represent the inferred CDS: inserted 11 bases in 9 codons; deleted 4 bases in 3 codons; substituted 1 base at 1 genomic stop codon) — translation MGSTVERTDEHVREYLIYRGFTNTLKHLDSEIKADKEKGFRVDKIIDQLQQFVQSFDLFGLKEYWLYLDRRLFCRLEDVYKSTVNKLRTSLYRYYVINTIQKGNLEKTQEFFQKQAQELQSQVEWRDWFILPFIPTPSRTXRFSPYFSRQWSDTFLVSLHNFXSVLFQCMPQPVLLSFDAEVQKMTGLTEENEQLRQQLFALQTESRDQRDGDEMVHHKLPAYVQNMDRLGDTELDLVSSQRAVSTATTPSRNFFSFLPQTRRTPGKPNQVSTGSSPNQAAVGRKDPTTNQPAKSKDAAQAKDVKPLSSQLSTSEPASSQQPINQSANQSANQNPRHKRIQDHEKERKELFSKPPQTPERKVESMEVEPPSEPPSEPPEXLSSSEGGGLSAEQPFIKLSQEEYGEHHSSIMHCRVDCSGRRVASLDVDGVIKVWSFNPIMQTKATIMSKSPLLSLEWATKPDRLLLLGSGVGTVRLYDTDAKKNLYRXTFDETHPRILSLACSPSGSSFVCSAAALNRSVNVSGQLLLWDTKTVKQQLQFSLEPEPVASTHSFNHNGNLXVTGAADGMIRLFDMQRYESAMSWRAHDGEVYSVEFSYDETPCSGIGEDGKFMQWNDPSLWVKQSEQXLPQDATGPFVLXGYSGYKQVSIQVPRGRLXAFDSEGQHVLTCXSSGGLIYRVTDNGEPALDQVLSXGGHKAPVVTVDWCSAVDCGTCLTASMDGKIKLSTLLPRSPDQLLIDQTGSIRQLFIM, via the exons ATGGGGTCCACAGTGGAGAGAACAGACGAACATGTGAGGGAATATCTGATCTACCGAGGCTTCACCAACACCCTGAAACACCTGGACAGCGAGATCAAAGCCGACAAGGAGAAAGGCTTCAGG gtgGATAAGATCATCGACCAGCTGCAGCAGTTCGTTCAGAGCTTCGACCTGTTTGGTCTGAAGGAGTACTGGCTCTACCTGGACAGACGTCTGTTCTGCCGACTGGAGGACGTTTACAAATCTACTGTGAACAAGCTGAGAACCAGTCTGTACAGATACTATGTCATCAACACCATCCAG AAAggaaacctggagaaaacccaggAGTTCTTCCAGAAGCAGGCGCAGGAGCTACAGAGTCAGGTCGAGTGGCGCGATTGGTTCATCCTGCCGTTTATCCCCACCCCGAGCAGAAC CCGCTTCTCTCCATACTTTTCCCGCCAATGGTCCGACACCTTCCTGGTTTCACTGCACAACT CGTCGGTCCTCTTCCAGTGCATGC CTCAGCCTGTTCTGCTGAGCTTCGATGCTGAGGTTCAGAAGATGACTGGCCTGACCGAAGAGAACGAGCAGCTCCGACAGCAG CTGTTCGCCCTGCAGACGGAGAGTCGGGACCAGAGGGACGGAGACGAGATGGTTCATCATAAGCTGCCGGCGTACGTCCAGAACATGGACCGA TTGGGAGACACTGAGCT GGACTTGGTGTCGAGCCAGCGAGCCGTGAGCACCGCCACCACCCCTTCCAGAAACTTCTTCTCATTCCTACCACAAACCAGACGTACACCGGGCAAACCCAACCAGGTGTCCACCGGTTCCTCTCCAAACCAGGCAGCAGTCGGTAGAAAGGACCcaacaaccaatcag CCTGCAAAGTCTAAAGACGCAGCTCAAGCTAAAGATGTGAAGCCACTTTCCAGCCAGCTATCGACCAGCGAACCAGCGAGTTCCCAACAACCTATAAACCAATCAGCGAACCAGTCAGCAAACCAGAACCCCAGACACAAGAGAATCCAGGACCAtgagaaggagaggaaggagctTTTCTCCAAACCACCACAG ACTCCAGAGAGAAAAGTGGAGTCGATGGAGGTGGAACCTCCTTCAGAACCTCCCAGTGAACCTCCAG TTCTCAGCAGCAGCGAGGGAGGAGGTCTGTCAGCAGAACAGCCTTTCATCAAACTGAGCCAGGAGGAGTATGGAGAACATCACTCATCCATCATGCACTGCAG GGTCGACTGTTCTGGTCGTCGGGTTGCCAGTTTGGACGTAGACGGAGTCATCAAG GTCTGGTCCTTCAATCCCATCATGCAGACC AAAGCCACCATCATGTCCAAGTCTCCTCTGCTGTCTCTGGAGTGGGCGACCAAACCGGACCGACTG TTGCTGCTCGGCAGTGGAGTGGGAACAGTCCGACTGTACGATACAGACGCAAAGAAAAACCTTTAT AGATGAACATTCGATGAAACTCATCCACG TATCTTGTCTTTAGCCTGCAGCCCCAGTGGATCATCGTTTGTCTGTTCGGCTGCAGCTCTCAATCGATCCGTAAATGTCTCCGGTCAGCTGCTGCTTTGGGACACAAAGACGGTCAAACAGCAG CTTCAGTTCTCTTTAGAACCAGAGCCAGTCGCATCAACGCACAGCTTTAACCACAATGGAAACC CTGTGACCGGAGCTGCTGACGGGATGATCAGACTGTTCG ACATGCAGCGGTATGAGAGCGCTATGAGCTGGAGAGCTCACGATGGAGAAGTTTACAGCGTCGAGTTCAGCTACGATGAAACACCGTGTTCAGGCATCGGAGAGGATGGGAAG TTCATGCAGTGGAACGATCCATCGCTGTGGGTGAAGCAGTCGGAGC ATTTACCTCAAGACGCCACCGGACCTTTCGTCC TCGGATACAGCGGGTACAAACAGGTGAGCA TTCAGGTTCCTCGAGGTCGAC TCGCCTTCGACTCTGAAGGTCAACATGTTCTGACGTG CAGCTCCGGAGGTCTCATCTACAGAGTGA ctgACAATGGGGAGCCGGCTCTGGACCAGGTTCTGT CTGGCGGACACAAAGCTCCGGTGGTGACGGTTGATTGGTGCTCGGCGGTGGACTGTGGCACCTGTCTGACAGCGTCGATGGACGGGAAGATCAAACTGAGCACACTCCTGCCCAGAAGTCCTGATCAGTTACTGATCGATCAGACAGGATCAATACGTCAACTGTTCATCATGTAG
- the LOC110959133 gene encoding LOW QUALITY PROTEIN: cilia- and flagella-associated protein 251-like (The sequence of the model RefSeq protein was modified relative to this genomic sequence to represent the inferred CDS: inserted 1 base in 1 codon), whose product MESLYKRKMFASMRKTKVAASKKRQIGLPASILDDSDEGSFSSSSSXGSQSDFQSSPEEDSEQEGRDRSESGATSSDDSRSVTRRKRSDEEEEEEEEDRSQPKRSVQPRKRSRLQRQDESDSDREEKRREEAEKAKRRQRHNKLLALSRRMKARVPNRRRSRLKQGSGDEEESKEAEDEAGGDEDRNKEGEEEDGNREGEEDGNKEGEEEDSDKKEASGGEEGGKEEEKDEDEEKK is encoded by the exons ATGGAGAGCCTCTACAAGCGGAAGATGTTCGCCTCGATGCGGAAGACCAAAGTGGCCGCGTCGAAGAAGCGACAGATCGGCCTTCCCGCTTCCATCCTGGACGACAGTGACGAGggctccttctcctcctcctcgt tcggATCCCAGTCTGACTTCCAGAGCTCACCGGAGGAGGACAGCGAGCAGGAGGGCCGGGACCGCAGCGAGTCCGGGGCCACCTCCAGCGACGATAGCCGCTCCGTGACCCGCAGGAAGCGCTC tgacgaggaggaggaggaagaggaggaggaccgGAGCCAGCCCAAGAGGTCGGTGCAGCCCCGGAAGAGGAGCCGGCTGCAGCGGCAGGACGAGTCGGACTCGGACCGGGAGGAGAAGCGGAGGGAGGAGGCCGAGAAGGCGAAGAGGAGGCAGAGACACAACAAGCTGCTGGCGCTGTCCCGGAGGATGAAGGCCCGGGTCCCCAACCGGAGGAGGAGCCGCCTGAAGCAG ggcAGTGGAGACGAGGAAGAGTCTAAAGAAGCCGAGGACGAGGCCGGCGGCGACgaagacagaaacaaagaaggagaagaagaagacggaaacagagaaggagaagaagacggaaacaaagaaggagaagaagaagacagtgACAAAAAGGAGGCttcaggaggagaagaaggaggtaaagaggaggagaaagacgaGGATGAGGAGAAGAAGTAA